gtaactccgggggtaaaaatattgttactcGAGTCTTTAATTCACTCCAGCCTGTCGTGAATATATATAGACTCTCGTgcaatatttcacttaccccccacgttgcacaatgtactatttttgttttttgtttaataggtacatttaattgGTTATTGTAtttcaactatttttatttttaggcatATACACGTCTTTGGTAGAACTACGAAAAATAAACCCAATAATTCAAGACAATATCTCTATTTCACAAGTACCCAAAGAGTCGTATATCCCTAGTGTAATGAAACAAGTAAAATCGGCAGTAGACATCGACCAATTTAAAAATGACGAAGCTTTATTGCGTAAATATATAAGAAGAAGTTTCTTACAATTAAAACCAGACAGTAGACGAGTAACGACATTTGTCAAGGAAGATGGGGGAAAAGACATTGAAGACACAAATGATGATCAAGATACTCACTATATTCAGGCAACTAATTACCAACTTAGGACAAAACTGCTAGACAGTATGCTTCAGCTCGTATATATGGCGCGGCATTATTTCAAACAGTTTGAAAGACAGTCATACGTAGACACAACATCGATAAATTTTAGAGTTGGCTACATTTGTAAAAAACTCAGATATTTGTTCAAGAAGTCTGCGAGGATATTGGAGATGTTGAATATTAAGCAGAAGAACAAGAAATGGCAAAATATCGATAGTGCCGCGGGGCTACTCACTCTACACCACAGGGTGGCCAAGATGTATGTGGACTTCGAGTATTATTACCTAGTCTTGAAGAAAATTCACTCGAGGGGTAGGCCGTACGATCCGGTGCAGTACAATCAGCCGGTCTGGCAACTGGGGACTATAGAGTAGaattataagttataaataagtttttggcaaaaatttaatttttggtacaagcttttatcgctgactgtacttttcttacgacagacaactaatactcatcgagacaattctaaaaacccctaacacaattataggttgcgttgtttcatcacagagttcctatggccacctcctgtctccatcatcagatcagttcgacagtaccatattattgtattgtcatcagaactacatacagctgccaattttcatgacgctacgatccttggaagatggttaaattagttaccttagattccattacatagttacatacaggtcgacctaataaaagcttgttaaaaaaatagtttatactTTAAAGTACAAACTATTTttagtataataaatattatattaaaaatattttcgaaGCCTTTTAAATTCCCGGCGCTTCAGGCCGCCCTAGAGTCATATATCAGAATTTATCCTGacatacacaactttgggaacaaagcAAATTacttttatatgtaggtaagtgaAGTCCAGACGAGTTAACTTTTCGCCCATGATGAAATTGTTCGATCGAAttaggccgtgcggacgcaaacgccaatatatacttggtcaaccatatcttgacagtagaaaaaggcggcaaatttgaaaaatgtaggcgcgaagggatatcgtcccatagaaaatttgaatttcgcgcctttttttactgacaagatttggttgaccaactataattccccgatcaaataaagtggagtccagacgagacaatttttccccaatctgatgaaattgtccgatcgaatcaggccgtgcggacgcaaacgccaatttgattccccgatcaaatcagcagctgcggacacaaaaatgccaattttcgaagttaggaatgcaaattggtgattaaattgtgtacgtgtggacgctagatgagattggcgccaattgttttcctgatcaaatcggtcgattttcccagatcgtctggactctactttaATTGTGCATACCTTTACGATTCTACTCAATCAAAAAtaaaagtggtaacacactatcgcaccgcaccgcgaccttagtgcgtcgcacccatagagtcagaaagagatatctgtttgcGGTTCGGTGCAGTAGTATGTTACGGCTTTTATGTTAGACCTGATGGCCAAGTTGCCAATGctcgtaataaattaaaaagaaaatatgtcaCTTCAGTCACGTCAAAGTCAACTGtcagtgtcaatgtcaagtcaaaaaagtaaaaactcGTAAAAACTACAATACTACTGCTATGCACAcgtgatttaaataaattacaaataaatctgTCTGGTTGAGAATGCATTTAAAACCGCAAATCAACCAAGCAGCATTATAAAATCATGGATCAGTCTTTGGACGTCGCGTTAAAAGTAGACCAAACAAATGTGGAACGGGACAGTAATGACAATTTTCGAAAATTGCTGTTCAGCGTGGACATAAAAATCGAAAAAGAGGCAGAAACAAATGACGAAGATTGGTGTGTAGATAATTTTGAAGCCGGCAATCTTTTGGAGCCGCTGTATTTTAAACAGGTGGTGGAGCCCCAGGGTGTACAATGCCCGTTGTGCTATAGATACTTTTTAGACCGGTaagtgttttcttttttttaatgtcatgtTCGATAAAATTTAGTCCTTAAAAATAttcctgttttattttttaacaagcagaaacgtctgctaatctgcgaacgatgctattaagcttcgaataaatttaaaagtggaaaaattgctGTCTTGGGGGCcttgagttcaagtctcacccaagacagtaatttatctacttttaaatttattctaagcgtAATATTCCTGTGTTACAAAATATGGAATTTTCGTTATTCAACGGCAAATTAAAGCCGCTAACGGCTAGAATAGTTCACGCTATGCCTTAGCCagtggtcggcaaccttttagcagccaagggccacatagtagttaacgaagttgacgcgggccgcactttgttaatatttatgactttatcagacgttatcgtttgtcaatattacatacaaaatagccagggaggctcgcgggccgcaagtcacaggttcacgggccgcaggttgtgAGGTTGCTGACCGCTGCCTTAGGTAATTATCTGTCTCTTATTGACAAAAGTCCAAAATCCTGACATTTCCTAAATGGCAATTTCTCCAAAGTCTAAGGGTTGGTTGCATCAAACTGtttgtatcgttaaagagtttgccaaatttttagtaatgcaaagtttcatagtaatgcgccggggcgcgccggctgacgttgatcggTCTGTCAAATGTAGTTGGTGCAACTAGCCCTTAAAGTTgcccttttatatttttttacatactttaacacacttttactattgatttttaatatttaaaactttcactTATTGCTAACATTATAATATGAAATCATACaataatgtatttaaataaGGTAATAGGGTTATTCGCCAGTAACTagccaccggccaataactggccaccctaagctaaaaatgaattctattcacttataaacagaattaattttagtataaggtttaaataactggccagccttcaacaaataggtgaatagaattaatttttagtttaatatggccagttactaacaggagttactggcgaattaccctatatataataacatatgaggcattatctatgaaaagggaccttattgtcgatggcgcttacgccgcacagcgacgcgcggcattgtatttatatcagagcatcgttaataatggcgtaagcgccatcgacaataaggtcccttttcatagataacctCACATATATCTATCATATCATGGCTATATGCTGCGATTGATTGCATGCATTCCATCTAACAGCTGTTCCGTAAGAAACCGATATCTATTCCAGATACGATGTCTACAAACATAATCTGGCCCATCTCCAAGTTGCTATTACCAATCCGGCATATTTCCGATGTGATATCTGCAACTCTTGCTTCGACAACATTAAGTCTATTGAGCGTCATATGCCTAAACATAACAAAAGTATTACGAATACGTTACCATATAAACCTAAAGCTTACAATAAAGCAGATTATGATTTTAAGCTCATCAACTCCtacgaaaaactaaaaccaTATGAGTCAAAACATAATTTTTCAAAGACAAATTATGAAGACaatgaatctaaaaaaaaatttagagaTGGTATGACTGACTCCTCGAATGAACCAAGAGTTTTACAAGTAACAAACAAATTGCACCAATGTAATATATGCCAAAAGACATACTCATACAGCGCCTGGCATGGACATATGCATGAAGTACATGGTATGGGTAAATACACATGCGAATTTTGTGACATGGTCTTCAAGTGCAAGCGATATTTGAACAGGCACTTGCGGAATAAACATCTCGGGAAACGTCAGCGAAAAGGATTACTGAAAATGGACGTCAAATGTGACCAATGTGATGCTGTTTTGCAGAATTTAAGCGCTTTAACTACGCACCGGAGGAATGTCCATAGTGCTAGTAAACATGTGTGTGAAATTTGTAAGTCGACATTGAAATGCAAGTCATATTTGCTGGCGCATATGCGGAGAGTGCATAGCGACGGGAAGCAGCATGAATGTGAATGTGGGAAGAGTTTTAAAACTCATAGGTATGCAGTAATTTTTAAGCTTTTACTATCTAATCAAATTTTATGTCTGTGAGCCATAggtaataaatgactttttcacctcagcagctcgaacaagggtactttgattcttaaaaacagtgagcaaaatgcgattttgctcactgagtgagacaaaatgacattcaagtgacctttatagtcaaatgtcatttcaacatgcgaggtctaataaaagttcgaaatatttgggttctattatctctgtccctttcacactgttagcaaaaagaaacagacaaaaaaaaagttaaaacgacattcaacggtatattcacggtttataatagacccccgaaaaacatcagaccgcatcgttccaaaccacgtacgagtatgaattcttaataattaattaataaaaataaagtttaagatttgataaaaactgataaaatactatattttaggtattttattgtacaattaaaataataaacttaaaaaatatcacgatcatcacgcaaaattaattattttacttttaagaatttctaccatagctgacaaatagtacgtatccgcaattcggaccgtatcttacaaagattttttttttttaaagttgtctattgaagtgtcagttaatatttgttatttctatattattttactggaatttattattacgttttgtttttgtgttccattgcggtaattaaacttaattgtttgtatatcttaagtaaacatgagtgcaggtattaagtgatgaagaaggattacatttttcaagttgtctaataggtatgttctcactgcttaggtgaaaaatgttgtgtactacacgagatcaaagttatttacatctcgtgcgcttttgagtcccttactacgctcaagattctaaattagattcactcgctacgctcgtgaatctattatagaatctttcgcttgcacgggactcaaaataagcactcgaagaaatatcaaactttgatcacttgttgtacaaataactattaaccacaccagctcggaaaagcttactttgcacttcaaaaacggatagcaaagttgcactttgctatcagtaattcacatgtgaggcaaagtaatcaaatgtaaattttgagttgttttcttatgtttgctggtagaattg
The DNA window shown above is from Cydia amplana chromosome 25, ilCydAmpl1.1, whole genome shotgun sequence and carries:
- the LOC134659495 gene encoding zinc finger protein 525-like, with product MDQSLDVALKVDQTNVERDSNDNFRKLLFSVDIKIEKEAETNDEDWCVDNFEAGNLLEPLYFKQVVEPQGVQCPLCYRYFLDRYDVYKHNLAHLQVAITNPAYFRCDICNSCFDNIKSIERHMPKHNKSITNTLPYKPKAYNKADYDFKLINSYEKLKPYESKHNFSKTNYEDNESKKKFRDGMTDSSNEPRVLQVTNKLHQCNICQKTYSYSAWHGHMHEVHGMGKYTCEFCDMVFKCKRYLNRHLRNKHLGKRQRKGLLKMDVKCDQCDAVLQNLSALTTHRRNVHSASKHVCEICKSTLKCKSYLLAHMRRVHSDGKQHECECGKSFKTHRYLLVHKRNAHSNKKKDKVKSEVKTEGS